From Ruminococcus sp. HUN007, a single genomic window includes:
- a CDS encoding glycoside hydrolase family 9 protein: MKRNFRRGLAAVCALAMLAPSVAFPAETRVNAAYQLLGETTFDHKILPWMPVESSPAKQQFEITKDGELHIRILSAVGADREKWDLEIRHRNLSFQAGHTYELEVKVKAKREGMQLCSQISNITGSEYYCVLDETEFHNGPHSGNGKWGRAARLSTEWTTYKGTFTPTDDLEGVQWEFQYARGNMYEGNAVDGDELWFDSISLTDVTEGVLAPDGEPDYGYVNRKNSGLKNNYISVNQVGYLCNSRKVAVLGDDRFDMLDGIDGGEKIELKEAAEFELIDAVSAKTVFKGKSTEPVKDEDSGDTVCKLDFSDFKTPGRYYLKSGDYISFEFNIGDDIYEEKGHDLVTNAMNYFYQNRSGIDIEEKYITSGDKTQLAHRGTHKSEKGRVQKVWKDRYLSQDEAATQYKSSAIDSSGGWYEAGGENAKNVVSGAMAVWTLQNMYERAIAASPDVNMFRDGSGKVVVPETGNKVPDVLDETAYELDWMSKLKVAEDEPTWGENAAGLYYHKVNDHVPAGIAVKPWNYVYEDEVLAWEPVRIVSPPTFAATLGYAACAAQAARLWAPYDSEKAEKYLDSAIDAYDAYQKNYYIADTKEKIHPDYGYSVPAEELNEESLYAPMRGTETNNYGDDNVQDDAYLAACEIFISASRMKSDAAEKYLKELEKYDDAYNVGTRLRGGDNNFGGRNFLGKGSFTSFNWGNTAAAGTLSLALNKDLLKENKAKKVESQILAAADEYIAEEEKQGYGIPYLADTVYENPYSIYSDEDPGYELFSNRCVLNNAVIMAYASDLSGDQKYKDGVTSAMDYLLGTNPLSFSYISGYGSYSMDAPYHRYWAESVDRSFPKVPDGVASSGPSGLMMDEYMKALGFVAMKQGNIRQRCYADASAWSVNSVSLETNASLAWVAAFLQNPETTVSSDPSPKPTEKVSPKPTASPEPTEKVSPKPTASPKPTEKTSPKPTASPEPTEKVSPKPTASPTEKASPLTSPTALPTSDPGVSETSDKYLDDPYIPGDVDCSGKVDLTDLTTLAISLVDNEPLFNMMEKNADVTGDGKVDLADLATLRQYLSKKITEFPAKQSK; this comes from the coding sequence ATGAAGAGAAATTTCAGAAGAGGTCTTGCGGCGGTATGCGCGCTTGCTATGCTTGCGCCGTCAGTGGCGTTTCCGGCTGAAACCAGAGTTAATGCAGCTTATCAGCTTTTAGGTGAAACAACTTTTGACCACAAGATCCTGCCGTGGATGCCTGTTGAATCAAGCCCGGCAAAACAGCAGTTTGAAATCACGAAAGATGGCGAGCTGCATATACGTATACTGAGTGCTGTCGGTGCTGACAGGGAAAAGTGGGATCTGGAGATTCGTCACAGAAATCTCAGCTTTCAGGCAGGACATACCTATGAACTTGAAGTAAAAGTCAAGGCAAAGCGTGAGGGAATGCAGCTCTGCTCACAGATAAGCAATATAACAGGAAGCGAATACTACTGCGTCCTTGATGAGACAGAGTTCCATAACGGTCCTCACAGTGGAAACGGTAAATGGGGAAGGGCGGCAAGACTTTCTACTGAGTGGACTACATACAAGGGAACTTTCACTCCGACCGATGATCTTGAAGGTGTTCAGTGGGAATTCCAGTACGCAAGAGGAAATATGTATGAAGGCAATGCCGTGGACGGCGATGAACTCTGGTTTGACAGTATATCACTGACGGACGTAACTGAAGGTGTTCTTGCTCCGGACGGCGAACCTGACTACGGCTATGTAAACCGTAAGAACAGCGGACTGAAAAACAACTACATCTCAGTAAATCAGGTCGGTTATCTCTGCAACAGCAGAAAGGTTGCAGTTCTTGGCGATGACAGGTTTGACATGCTGGACGGTATCGACGGCGGTGAAAAAATAGAGCTGAAAGAAGCTGCAGAGTTTGAACTGATCGATGCTGTTTCAGCCAAAACCGTATTTAAGGGTAAATCAACTGAGCCTGTAAAGGATGAAGATTCCGGTGACACAGTCTGCAAACTCGATTTTTCAGACTTTAAAACACCGGGCAGATACTACCTGAAGTCCGGTGATTACATATCATTTGAATTTAATATCGGCGATGATATCTACGAAGAAAAAGGTCATGATCTTGTTACCAATGCTATGAACTATTTCTATCAGAACCGATCCGGTATCGACATAGAAGAAAAATATATCACTTCAGGTGACAAGACACAGCTTGCTCACAGAGGAACTCATAAGAGCGAGAAAGGAAGAGTTCAGAAAGTCTGGAAAGACAGGTACTTATCGCAGGATGAAGCTGCAACACAGTATAAATCATCTGCCATCGATTCTTCAGGCGGCTGGTATGAGGCAGGCGGCGAAAATGCCAAAAACGTTGTAAGCGGTGCCATGGCTGTATGGACACTTCAGAATATGTATGAAAGAGCGATCGCTGCTTCACCGGACGTAAATATGTTCCGTGACGGTTCAGGCAAGGTAGTTGTTCCTGAAACAGGAAACAAGGTTCCTGATGTCCTCGACGAAACAGCTTATGAGCTTGACTGGATGTCAAAACTGAAGGTTGCTGAAGATGAACCGACCTGGGGTGAGAATGCTGCAGGTCTTTACTATCACAAGGTAAATGACCATGTACCGGCAGGCATTGCAGTTAAACCATGGAATTATGTTTATGAGGACGAGGTTCTTGCATGGGAACCGGTACGTATAGTATCTCCTCCGACATTTGCTGCAACTCTTGGCTATGCTGCGTGTGCTGCTCAGGCTGCAAGACTCTGGGCTCCGTATGACAGCGAAAAGGCTGAAAAATATCTTGATTCAGCTATCGACGCTTATGATGCTTATCAGAAGAATTACTATATAGCAGATACAAAAGAGAAGATCCATCCTGACTACGGCTATTCAGTTCCTGCTGAAGAACTGAATGAAGAATCACTCTATGCACCGATGCGGGGTACCGAGACTAATAACTACGGTGACGATAATGTACAGGACGACGCTTACCTTGCAGCATGCGAGATCTTTATCTCGGCAAGCAGGATGAAATCAGATGCAGCTGAAAAGTACCTTAAGGAACTCGAAAAATACGATGATGCATATAATGTTGGTACAAGGCTCAGAGGCGGTGATAATAATTTCGGAGGACGGAATTTCTTAGGCAAAGGATCATTTACTTCATTCAACTGGGGAAATACTGCAGCAGCAGGTACACTTTCACTGGCACTGAATAAAGATCTGCTTAAGGAGAATAAGGCAAAGAAGGTAGAAAGCCAGATACTTGCCGCTGCCGATGAGTATATCGCAGAAGAAGAAAAACAGGGATACGGTATTCCGTATCTTGCCGACACAGTTTATGAAAATCCATATTCGATTTACAGTGATGAAGATCCGGGATATGAACTTTTTTCAAACAGATGTGTTCTGAACAACGCTGTTATCATGGCATATGCAAGTGACTTAAGCGGTGATCAGAAGTATAAGGACGGCGTGACATCTGCTATGGACTACCTCCTTGGCACGAATCCGCTTTCATTCTCATATATCTCCGGTTACGGCTCATACTCGATGGATGCTCCGTATCACAGATACTGGGCTGAAAGCGTTGATCGCAGTTTCCCGAAAGTACCTGACGGTGTTGCATCATCCGGTCCGAGCGGTCTTATGATGGATGAGTACATGAAGGCACTGGGATTTGTTGCAATGAAGCAGGGAAATATAAGACAGCGCTGCTATGCTGATGCGTCGGCGTGGTCAGTAAACAGCGTATCGCTTGAAACAAATGCATCACTTGCGTGGGTAGCTGCTTTCCTTCAGAATCCGGAAACGACAGTTTCATCTGATCCTTCACCGAAGCCGACTGAAAAGGTTTCACCAAAGCCTACAGCATCACCGGAACCAACTGAAAAGGTTTCACCGAAGCCTACAGCATCACCGAAGCCGACTGAAAAGACTTCACCAAAGCCTACAGCGTCACCGGAACCGACTGAAAAGGTTTCACCAAAGCCGACAGCGTCACCGACAGAGAAGGCTTCACCGCTTACATCTCCTACAGCGCTGCCGACTTCAGATCCGGGAGTTAGCGAAACATCTGATAAATACCTGGATGATCCGTATATTCCGGGCGACGTTGACTGCAGCGGCAAGGTAGATCTTACTGACCTTACCACGCTTGCTATTTCACTTGTTGATAACGAACCGCTTTTCAATATGATGGAAAAGAATGCCGATGTAACAGGTGACGGAAAAGTCGATCTTGCTGACCTTGCAACGCTCAGACAGTATCTTTCAAAGAAGATAACAGAGTTCCCGGCAAAACAGAGTAAATAA
- a CDS encoding IS5 family transposase, which yields MNGQLSFSDMEYSLRKRQGKKEAFLNRMEEIIPWDSWIQIIAPYYPSGNHGRPVKGIETMLRMYLLQDWFNLSDEGVEDAIYDSYAS from the coding sequence ATGAACGGACAGTTAAGTTTCAGTGATATGGAATATTCCCTTAGAAAGCGTCAGGGAAAAAAAGAAGCGTTTCTTAATAGAATGGAAGAGATAATTCCATGGGATTCATGGATTCAGATAATCGCTCCTTACTATCCGTCAGGTAATCATGGCAGACCTGTAAAAGGTATCGAGACCATGCTTAGAATGTATCTTCTTCAGGATTGGTTCAATCTATCAGATGAAGGTGTCGAAGATGCTATTTATGATAGCTATGCATCTTGA
- a CDS encoding SH3 domain-containing protein, protein MKKLCRNCGAKVPKKAEICPKCGEPYEYIDLVRLDPEEEKLIQVDKPSVMPNVCALILSIAAFCYALTLIWMHFKDNTMSEAKKPSEASLTDEVSEPAETAPADFSEVHYNAVDFLGMSFSDVTKLLGDRYSIKISDTVAAEFMDFPVTVSTLESQLTDDAPISKVIVSGNGQISPVASADMTFEELKIVLSLKENAPELNEKDAFYYAHTNFDNGVCKISADFKFDNEAIDRAPIEVILTDISLNVPKVMGTVTGIDQDDVLNMRAEPSYDADSIDELTNGAQLEIIDTVTDSDGNEWYKVKSGDKEGFVSKEYVVKNDEIRNIDNSSSEPEESEDEDDEDENDESEDEDDESDDEYDEDYE, encoded by the coding sequence ATGAAAAAATTATGCAGAAACTGCGGAGCAAAAGTTCCGAAAAAAGCAGAAATATGTCCTAAATGCGGTGAACCATATGAATACATCGACCTTGTAAGGCTTGATCCGGAAGAAGAAAAACTCATACAGGTCGACAAGCCTTCAGTTATGCCGAACGTATGCGCACTCATACTTTCCATAGCTGCATTCTGCTATGCGCTTACACTTATCTGGATGCATTTCAAAGACAACACCATGTCAGAAGCCAAAAAACCTTCCGAAGCTTCACTTACCGACGAAGTTTCAGAACCGGCTGAAACTGCTCCGGCAGATTTTTCAGAAGTGCATTACAACGCAGTCGATTTTCTCGGCATGTCCTTCTCCGACGTAACGAAGCTCCTCGGTGACAGATACAGCATCAAGATTTCCGATACAGTGGCAGCTGAATTCATGGACTTCCCTGTAACTGTTTCAACACTTGAAAGCCAGCTTACTGATGACGCTCCTATTTCAAAGGTCATCGTTTCCGGAAACGGACAGATCTCTCCGGTGGCTTCTGCTGACATGACATTCGAAGAGCTCAAGATCGTTTTAAGTCTTAAGGAAAATGCTCCTGAACTCAATGAAAAGGATGCATTCTACTATGCACACACAAATTTTGACAATGGTGTATGCAAAATAAGCGCAGACTTCAAGTTTGACAACGAAGCGATTGACAGAGCACCTATCGAGGTTATCCTCACGGACATTTCACTCAACGTTCCAAAGGTAATGGGAACTGTAACAGGTATCGATCAGGATGACGTTCTGAACATGCGTGCAGAACCTTCCTATGACGCTGACTCCATCGACGAACTCACAAACGGTGCTCAGCTCGAGATCATTGATACAGTTACTGATTCCGACGGTAACGAATGGTACAAAGTAAAATCAGGAGACAAGGAAGGCTTTGTTTCAAAAGAATACGTAGTTAAGAACGACGAAATCAGAAACATCGACAATTCATCATCAGAACCGGAAGAAAGCGAAGATGAAGATGACGAAGATGAAAATGACGAATCAGAGGACGAAGATGACGAATCTGATGATGAATACGACGAAGACTACGAATAA
- a CDS encoding radical SAM protein, producing the protein MEKKKKHVLQWHILHRCNLHCTHCYQDENAAELKFSELEKLFIQYMDFCEEYGFRGHINITGGEPLLSDDLFPLMTLCESRGITFGLLTNGTLLDEKTAGCLSEFKNLSFVQVSIDGTRETHDSIRGRGNFDRAMTGLKNLRKEGIQTMASFTCHKRNYRELGDVIKLMRKNRVDRFWTDRLIPFGSNTEDILSNEEFKEMLRVLTKEHFRKTPFHRTDVHLNRAMQFLEGGDCYYRCAAGTTLLTLLADGTLLPCRRLPVPVGNCLEKDMTTLYRESELIAELNRDEIPEDCFKCPKAHLCRGGAKCLTYAVTGNMHGKDINCYL; encoded by the coding sequence ATGGAGAAAAAGAAAAAACATGTTCTGCAGTGGCATATACTTCACAGGTGCAACCTTCACTGTACGCACTGCTATCAGGACGAAAACGCTGCGGAACTTAAGTTTTCCGAACTGGAAAAGCTTTTTATCCAGTACATGGACTTCTGTGAGGAATACGGATTCCGCGGACATATAAACATTACCGGAGGCGAACCGCTGCTTTCGGATGATCTGTTTCCGCTTATGACGCTGTGTGAAAGCAGGGGAATTACATTTGGTCTGCTCACAAACGGAACGCTTCTGGATGAGAAAACTGCCGGATGCCTTTCGGAATTTAAAAACCTGTCATTTGTACAGGTAAGCATTGACGGAACGCGTGAGACCCACGACAGTATACGCGGCAGAGGAAACTTTGACAGAGCGATGACAGGGCTTAAGAACCTCAGAAAAGAAGGCATACAGACTATGGCGTCATTTACCTGTCATAAGAGAAATTACAGGGAACTCGGGGATGTCATAAAGCTTATGCGGAAAAACCGTGTTGACCGTTTCTGGACCGACCGCCTTATACCCTTCGGCTCGAACACTGAGGATATTCTGAGCAATGAGGAGTTTAAGGAAATGCTTCGTGTTCTTACGAAGGAACATTTCAGAAAAACTCCCTTTCACCGCACTGATGTGCATCTGAACAGGGCGATGCAGTTTCTTGAAGGCGGAGACTGCTACTACCGTTGTGCAGCAGGCACGACACTTCTCACGCTTCTGGCTGACGGGACGCTGCTTCCGTGCAGGAGACTGCCTGTGCCGGTCGGAAACTGCCTTGAAAAAGATATGACCACACTTTACCGTGAGAGTGAACTTATCGCGGAGCTTAACAGAGATGAGATCCCGGAAGACTGCTTTAAATGTCCGAAGGCGCATCTGTGCCGTGGAGGCGCAAAGTGCCTTACCTATGCTGTCACGGGTAATATGCACGGAAAGGATATCAACTGTTACTTATAA
- a CDS encoding HSP90 family protein produces the protein MKEYNFTVNLGGMMDLLSNHLYSTPKVFLRELLQNSADAVMLRKAHGMDEEPRIDITIEENRSLTFRDNGSGLTEEEIHKFISVIGQSLKRNNRENISFIGKFGIGMLSCFMVTSEIILRTRSYNEPDKVFEWHGSTSGKYTVEEIESDMPVGTEIVISASEKYAPYFTFTEILSAVRYYALPMSFPIYVTSGTFSARANPLFNKISANERENVLTMGRQIFGTDFDFIDYIPLESEKGLFSGVAYILPFTVSAASVRSHRIYLKSILLTEDGSQILPNWAFFIQCFFNTDRLSANAARENFYRNELLLEAEAEIEHCISSYLERISIRNPALLAKIVSIHGNALKSVAAENERLFRIFMPYFNFESSFGIRSGKTLMHYDYTIFYTTDADTFRQLKPVFCEKDELLVNASQIYIRELITMLDELGIAHTEAVSETLLDTFLEEPPDAGDYDYLCDIASIALEKYDCSVRIKSIIPAQLTSLYTLNTDGQLKRDIENSKKKSDGMFDEMLDAFSEELTADSSAVLYLNAENPLIMKLADTDDPDKIEVCANIIYIQALIAGGFPVDATDLFMMNENLIKLIEWGL, from the coding sequence ATGAAAGAATACAATTTTACTGTTAATCTCGGCGGCATGATGGATCTCCTTTCGAACCATCTTTACAGCACGCCGAAAGTATTCCTGAGAGAACTGCTCCAGAATTCAGCAGATGCCGTCATGCTCCGAAAAGCACACGGAATGGATGAGGAACCGCGTATCGACATTACGATCGAGGAAAACAGATCACTCACTTTCAGGGATAACGGAAGCGGTCTTACAGAAGAAGAAATACACAAATTCATCTCGGTGATCGGTCAGTCACTCAAGCGTAACAACAGGGAGAACATATCATTCATCGGTAAATTCGGTATCGGCATGCTTTCCTGCTTTATGGTCACTTCAGAAATAATACTCAGAACCCGTTCGTACAACGAACCTGACAAGGTGTTCGAATGGCACGGCAGCACTTCGGGAAAATACACCGTTGAGGAGATCGAATCAGACATGCCTGTCGGAACTGAGATCGTCATTTCCGCATCTGAAAAATACGCACCTTATTTTACTTTTACAGAAATACTCAGTGCGGTACGCTACTATGCACTGCCTATGTCGTTTCCGATATACGTTACATCAGGAACTTTTTCAGCACGGGCAAACCCGCTTTTCAACAAGATCAGTGCAAATGAACGTGAAAATGTTCTCACCATGGGCAGACAGATATTCGGAACGGATTTTGACTTTATCGACTATATTCCGCTCGAATCAGAAAAAGGTCTTTTCAGCGGTGTAGCATACATTCTTCCTTTCACGGTGTCGGCGGCATCGGTAAGAAGCCACCGCATCTACCTGAAGAGCATACTTCTGACCGAGGACGGATCACAGATACTTCCTAACTGGGCTTTCTTCATCCAGTGCTTCTTCAACACCGACAGACTCAGTGCAAATGCTGCCCGTGAAAACTTCTACCGAAACGAACTTCTTCTTGAAGCTGAAGCAGAAATTGAACACTGCATTTCAAGTTATCTTGAAAGGATCTCCATAAGAAATCCAGCCCTGCTCGCGAAGATAGTTTCTATACACGGCAATGCACTCAAATCAGTTGCAGCTGAAAACGAACGGCTTTTCAGGATCTTCATGCCGTATTTCAACTTCGAGAGCAGTTTCGGAATAAGAAGCGGCAAGACTCTCATGCACTACGACTACACGATCTTCTATACAACCGATGCTGATACTTTCAGGCAGCTCAAGCCTGTTTTCTGCGAGAAGGATGAGCTGCTTGTAAACGCAAGCCAGATATACATCCGCGAACTCATCACCATGCTTGACGAACTTGGCATCGCTCATACCGAAGCAGTAAGTGAAACACTCCTTGACACATTTCTTGAGGAACCGCCGGATGCCGGTGATTACGACTACCTGTGCGACATCGCATCCATTGCGCTTGAGAAATACGACTGCAGTGTACGTATAAAGAGCATCATCCCGGCACAGCTGACTTCACTGTACACACTCAACACCGACGGTCAGCTCAAACGCGACATTGAAAATTCGAAAAAGAAATCTGACGGCATGTTCGATGAAATGCTTGACGCTTTCAGCGAGGAACTTACAGCCGATTCGTCCGCAGTGCTTTATCTCAACGCGGAAAACCCGCTGATAATGAAGCTTGCTGACACTGATGATCCGGACAAGATCGAAGTATGTGCAAACATTATTTACATACAGGCACTTATCGCCGGCGGCTTCCCTGTAGATGCCACAGATCTGTTTATGATGAACGAAAACCTGATAAAACTAATCGAATGGGGACTGTAA
- a CDS encoding DUF2207 domain-containing protein — translation MKKRKTVFKSMAALIALIMTVILMCPVITVYADDKEYSVDAADFDIKFGEDGTALVEEHWTVTYKKGNFTRFYKDVYNASNQLEYISQLKIVSASINGTDCERSETLDRVDNHYYVEAQNDRFSLQWFKAAHNETVEYDIVYGIPNALKLNENNRAEFCYRLIGKNFPKTVGTVTAIVNLPYDDDTANCSISQGESDVTTNTLYFNASDVSGIYKLRLDISPEGFKNLTRVADVNVPEHIQRAVDGGEDDEISFGYIVLGFIMMAFFPVIMVYIYLIVPMKKRKKVRRMLEEDPDCFKKSADKIESAGMPFVWYTLYPFKKVFLSQDHVLVFYAELFDLCARGYFTAVPEGLRVNNGAGSICTDEVQNAMNGDFMKLLSEHFTMSEDQYGPVFYYRTMKEEFNDTVVKEIEEWRKKIQQ, via the coding sequence ATGAAAAAAAGAAAGACCGTATTCAAAAGCATGGCGGCACTTATCGCACTGATAATGACTGTGATACTGATGTGTCCGGTGATCACGGTGTATGCCGATGACAAGGAATACAGTGTGGACGCAGCAGATTTTGATATAAAATTCGGCGAAGACGGTACAGCACTTGTAGAGGAACACTGGACTGTTACCTATAAGAAAGGTAATTTCACCAGATTCTATAAGGATGTATACAATGCGTCGAATCAGCTTGAATATATCAGTCAGTTGAAGATAGTCAGTGCATCCATAAACGGAACAGACTGTGAGCGTTCCGAGACGCTTGACAGGGTGGATAATCACTATTATGTCGAAGCTCAGAATGACAGGTTTTCATTACAGTGGTTCAAGGCTGCGCATAACGAAACGGTTGAATACGACATTGTCTACGGAATACCGAATGCGCTCAAACTCAATGAAAACAACAGAGCTGAATTCTGCTACCGCCTTATAGGAAAGAATTTTCCGAAAACGGTAGGTACGGTGACAGCTATAGTAAATCTTCCTTATGATGATGACACTGCAAACTGCAGCATTTCTCAGGGTGAATCGGACGTAACTACAAATACGCTTTACTTCAACGCTTCCGATGTGAGCGGCATATACAAGCTTCGGCTTGATATTTCACCGGAAGGTTTTAAAAATCTTACAAGAGTTGCCGATGTAAATGTTCCGGAACACATTCAGCGTGCAGTTGACGGAGGAGAGGACGATGAAATTTCGTTCGGTTATATAGTGCTCGGATTTATCATGATGGCATTCTTTCCGGTAATTATGGTTTATATTTATTTAATTGTTCCGATGAAGAAAAGGAAGAAGGTACGCAGAATGCTTGAGGAAGATCCTGACTGTTTCAAAAAATCAGCAGATAAGATCGAATCGGCAGGCATGCCTTTTGTCTGGTATACACTTTATCCGTTTAAAAAAGTATTTCTTTCACAGGATCATGTGCTTGTATTTTACGCGGAGCTCTTTGATCTGTGCGCAAGAGGATATTTCACTGCAGTTCCGGAGGGCTTAAGAGTAAACAACGGCGCCGGCAGTATATGTACAGATGAAGTGCAGAACGCCATGAACGGTGATTTCATGAAACTGCTCAGCGAACACTTTACCATGAGTGAAGATCAGTACGGTCCGGTATTTTACTATAGGACAATGAAAGAAGAGTTTAATGACACTGTAGTTAAGGAAATTGAGGAATGGAGAAAAAAAATACAGCAGTGA